A window of the Candidatus Binatia bacterium genome harbors these coding sequences:
- a CDS encoding MdtA/MuxA family multidrug efflux RND transporter periplasmic adaptor subunit: MNLKIPTTLDEKPVELPDEWEGQAQHPRARRRRWPWLLVLAILGYSAFWLLTRSGERQSGTAASAAKSAAPAVPVVAAAVHEGDMPVYLTGLGSVTAFNTVTVKSRVDGQLIKVAFQEGEFIHQGDLLAEIDPRPFQVQMAQAEGQMARDAAQVKDLKINLARYRDLVAKELIPKQQFDSQAALVGQYEGVVKMDQGLIDGAKLQLTYCRIIAPISGRVGLRLVDVGNIVHASDQNGLVVITQVQPIAVLFTIPEDSLPPIVTKLRAGERLPVEAYDRAGQTKIATGSLLTVDNQIDQSTGTSRLKAVFENQDNALFPNQFVNVRLLLDTRKGAAIAPIAAIQRGPQGTFVYVVKADQTVEVRPVTVGPMAGTEAVMEAGVSAGEQVVTDGIDKLRAGSTVQVRTPGTDAPGPRPSA; encoded by the coding sequence ATGAATCTGAAGATACCGACCACCTTGGATGAGAAACCAGTGGAGCTGCCCGACGAGTGGGAAGGGCAGGCTCAGCACCCTCGGGCAAGACGCCGGCGCTGGCCGTGGCTGCTGGTGCTGGCCATTCTCGGCTACAGCGCATTCTGGCTGCTCACCAGATCAGGTGAACGACAGTCCGGCACGGCCGCCTCGGCAGCAAAATCCGCCGCCCCAGCCGTGCCCGTGGTGGCCGCGGCTGTGCACGAAGGGGATATGCCGGTGTATCTGACCGGGCTGGGCTCAGTGACCGCTTTCAACACGGTTACGGTGAAAAGCCGCGTCGACGGTCAGCTCATCAAGGTGGCGTTTCAGGAGGGCGAATTCATCCACCAAGGGGATCTGCTCGCCGAAATCGACCCGCGACCGTTCCAGGTGCAGATGGCGCAAGCAGAGGGGCAAATGGCCCGTGACGCCGCGCAGGTCAAGGATTTGAAGATCAACCTGGCACGCTATCGGGACCTGGTCGCCAAGGAGTTAATTCCCAAGCAGCAATTCGACAGCCAGGCCGCACTGGTCGGCCAGTATGAAGGCGTCGTCAAGATGGACCAGGGGCTCATCGATGGCGCCAAGCTGCAATTGACCTACTGCCGCATCATCGCGCCCATCAGCGGCCGGGTCGGGCTGCGGCTGGTGGACGTGGGCAACATAGTCCACGCCAGCGATCAGAATGGCTTGGTGGTCATCACGCAGGTCCAACCTATCGCCGTGCTGTTCACCATCCCCGAAGACAGTCTGCCTCCCATCGTCACCAAGCTGCGCGCCGGCGAGCGCCTGCCAGTGGAGGCCTACGACCGTGCCGGTCAGACGAAAATTGCGACGGGATCGCTGCTCACCGTCGACAATCAAATCGATCAGAGCACCGGCACCTCCCGTCTGAAGGCGGTCTTCGAAAACCAGGACAACGCCCTGTTCCCCAACCAGTTTGTCAACGTGCGGCTGCTGCTCGACACCAGAAAAGGGGCAGCCATCGCTCCCATTGCGGCGATCCAACGGGGCCCGCAAGGGACGTTCGTCTATGTGGTGAAGGCGGACCAGACGGTGGAGGTGCGTCCGGTCACCGTCGGCCCCATGGCCGGCACCGAAGCGGTGATGGAGGCGGGGGTATCCGCTGGGGAACAGGTGGTCACGGATGGCATCGACAAGCTGCGAGCGGGGAGTACGGTCCAGGTACGGACGCCGGGCACTGATGCCCCCGGTCCACGGCCGAGCGCATGA
- a CDS encoding MdtB/MuxB family multidrug efflux RND transporter permease subunit, with protein MNPSRLFILRPVATSLLMAAILLAGAVAYRQLPVSALPQVDYPTIQVLTFYPGASPDVMASSVTAPLERQFGQMPGLNQMMSTSSFGSSVITLQFALDLNLDVAEQEVQAAINAATTYLPRDLPTPPVYSKTNPADAPVLTLALTSGTLPLSKVQDLADTRLAQKISQLPGVGLVSISGGQKPAVRVQANPTALAAYGLSLEDLRTAIAQANVNQAKGNFDGSHQAYTIGANDQLLSSDEYRPLVIAYRNGAPVRISDVADVRDDAENVKQAAWMNTVPAVILNIQRQPGANIISVVDRIKKLLPQLTTSLPPSVQVAVLTDRTTTIRASVSDVEFELMLTVTLVVMVLFLFLRSLSATVIPSIAVPLSLVGTFGVMYLLGYSLDNLSLMALTISTGFVVDDAIVMIENITRYIEQGEPPLQAALKGSEQIGFTIISLTVSLIAVLIPLLFMGDIVGRLFREFAVTLSVTILVSAIVSLTLTPMMCAKLLRHRPEAAQGRFYRVSERFFNATIQRYGTTLRWVLGHQTTTLWIAIGTLAGTILLYVIVPKGFFPVQDTGVILGVSEAPQTVSFAAMAERQQNLAKVILQDPAVQSLSSFIGVDGINTTPNSGRIQINLKPLDERQVSASDVIRRLQPQLAPVQGIALFMQPVQDLTIEDRVSRTQYQYSIESADRNELHVWAPRLVDTLRTLPELRDVASDQQNAGLGTAVEIDRDTASRLGVTPQMIDDTLYDAFGQRQVSTIFTQLNQYHVVLEVKPSFQRGPEALKDIYVRSATGAQVPLSAFTHFAPTTTALSINHQGQFPAVTLSFNLAPGVALGDAVTAIAAAERQIGLPASIHAGFQGTAQAFQASLANEPLLILAALVTVYIVLGVLYESYIHPMTILSTLPSAGVGAIVALLLCRIDLSVIALIGIILLIGIVKKNAIMMIDFALEAERKEGKSPEAAIYEACLLRFRPIMMTTMAALLGALPLALGGGTGAELRRPLGITIVGGLMLSQLLTLYTTPVVYLAFDRLSRRLAPWRIGNPINEPVRLEGQ; from the coding sequence ATGAACCCGTCCCGGCTCTTCATTCTTCGGCCCGTGGCGACGTCGTTGCTGATGGCCGCTATCCTGTTGGCGGGCGCCGTCGCTTACCGCCAGCTGCCGGTCTCGGCGTTGCCACAGGTGGACTATCCGACGATCCAGGTGCTCACGTTCTATCCCGGCGCCAGCCCCGATGTCATGGCATCGTCGGTCACCGCGCCGCTGGAGCGCCAGTTCGGGCAGATGCCCGGCCTCAACCAGATGATGTCCACCAGCTCCTTCGGCAGCTCGGTGATCACGCTGCAGTTTGCACTCGACCTCAATCTCGATGTCGCCGAGCAAGAGGTGCAGGCGGCCATCAATGCGGCGACGACCTACTTGCCCCGCGATCTGCCGACTCCGCCCGTTTACAGCAAGACGAATCCTGCCGATGCGCCGGTTCTCACCCTCGCCCTGACGTCGGGCACCCTGCCCCTCTCAAAGGTGCAAGATCTCGCCGACACGCGGCTGGCCCAGAAAATCTCGCAGCTGCCCGGCGTCGGCCTGGTCAGCATCAGCGGCGGACAAAAGCCGGCCGTGCGTGTGCAGGCCAATCCCACGGCCTTGGCTGCCTATGGGCTCAGCCTCGAAGACCTCCGGACCGCCATCGCGCAAGCCAACGTCAACCAGGCGAAGGGGAACTTTGATGGCAGCCATCAGGCCTACACCATCGGCGCCAACGATCAGCTCCTGTCGAGCGATGAATACCGGCCACTGGTGATTGCGTACCGCAACGGAGCGCCGGTGCGCATCTCCGACGTTGCGGATGTGCGCGATGACGCTGAGAACGTGAAGCAGGCCGCCTGGATGAACACCGTCCCCGCCGTCATCCTGAACATTCAGCGGCAGCCGGGCGCCAACATCATTAGTGTCGTCGATCGCATCAAGAAGCTGCTACCGCAACTGACCACCTCGTTGCCGCCGTCCGTGCAGGTGGCGGTCCTGACCGACCGCACCACCACCATTCGCGCCTCGGTGAGCGATGTGGAGTTCGAACTGATGCTCACCGTGACGCTCGTCGTCATGGTGCTCTTCCTGTTCTTGCGCAGCCTGTCGGCGACGGTCATTCCGAGCATCGCGGTACCCTTGTCGCTGGTGGGCACCTTCGGGGTCATGTATCTCCTCGGCTACAGCCTGGACAACCTCTCGCTCATGGCCCTGACCATCTCGACCGGCTTCGTCGTCGACGACGCCATCGTCATGATCGAGAACATCACCCGCTACATCGAGCAAGGTGAGCCGCCACTGCAGGCTGCCCTCAAGGGTTCCGAACAGATCGGCTTCACCATCATCTCGCTGACGGTGTCGCTCATCGCGGTGCTGATTCCGCTGCTGTTCATGGGCGACATCGTTGGGCGCCTGTTTCGCGAATTCGCAGTGACGTTGAGCGTCACCATTCTGGTCTCGGCGATCGTCTCCCTGACGCTGACACCGATGATGTGCGCCAAGCTGCTGCGGCATCGACCCGAGGCCGCACAGGGGCGGTTCTACCGGGTATCAGAACGATTCTTCAACGCGACGATTCAGCGATACGGGACGACGCTCCGTTGGGTGCTCGGGCACCAAACCACGACGCTGTGGATCGCCATCGGCACGCTGGCCGGCACCATACTTCTTTACGTGATCGTGCCCAAAGGATTCTTTCCAGTGCAAGATACGGGCGTCATCCTGGGCGTGTCCGAGGCACCGCAGACGGTGTCGTTTGCGGCCATGGCGGAACGTCAGCAGAACCTGGCGAAGGTCATTCTTCAGGATCCGGCCGTGCAGAGCCTTTCCTCCTTCATCGGCGTCGACGGTATCAACACCACCCCCAACAGCGGACGCATCCAGATCAACCTCAAGCCACTGGACGAGAGACAGGTGAGCGCCAGCGACGTCATCCGACGCCTGCAGCCGCAGCTGGCCCCTGTGCAAGGCATCGCGCTATTCATGCAACCGGTCCAGGACCTCACCATCGAAGACCGGGTCAGCCGAACGCAATACCAGTACAGCATCGAGTCCGCCGATCGCAACGAGCTGCACGTGTGGGCGCCTCGACTGGTGGATACGCTGCGGACACTTCCTGAGCTGCGAGACGTGGCCAGCGATCAGCAGAATGCCGGTTTGGGAACCGCGGTGGAGATCGACCGGGACACCGCGTCCCGGCTGGGTGTGACGCCGCAGATGATCGACGATACCCTCTACGACGCCTTCGGGCAGCGGCAAGTATCGACCATCTTCACACAGCTGAATCAGTACCACGTTGTCCTGGAGGTCAAACCGAGCTTTCAACGCGGTCCGGAGGCGTTGAAGGACATCTATGTCCGCTCCGCCACCGGAGCGCAGGTGCCGCTGAGCGCCTTCACGCATTTCGCCCCAACCACCACGGCGCTGTCGATCAATCACCAGGGACAGTTTCCGGCAGTCACCCTCTCGTTCAATCTGGCACCGGGGGTCGCCTTGGGCGACGCGGTGACCGCGATCGCCGCCGCCGAACGCCAGATCGGGTTGCCTGCCAGTATCCACGCCGGCTTTCAGGGCACGGCGCAGGCCTTCCAGGCCTCGCTGGCCAACGAGCCGCTGCTGATTCTGGCCGCGCTGGTCACCGTCTATATCGTTCTCGGCGTGCTGTATGAGAGCTACATCCACCCGATGACGATTCTCTCCACGCTGCCGTCGGCGGGGGTGGGCGCGATTGTGGCGCTGCTGCTGTGCCGTATCGACCTGAGTGTGATCGCGCTGATCGGCATCATCCTGCTGATCGGTATCGTCAAGAAGAACGCCATCATGATGATCGATTTCGCGCTGGAGGCGGAGCGCAAAGAAGGCAAGTCGCCGGAGGCCGCGATCTACGAAGCCTGCCTGCTGCGCTTCCGGCCGATCATGATGACGACGATGGCGGCGTTGCTGGGAGCCCTGCCACTGGCCCTGGGCGGGGGCACGGGAGCGGAGCTGCGCCGGCCGCTGGGCATCACCATCGTCGGCGGCCTGATGCTCAGTCAGCTTCTCACACTCTATACCACCCCGGTCGTGTACCTGGCCTTCGATCGGCTGTCCCGACGGCTGGCCCCGTGGCGGATCGGCAACCCGATCAACGAGCCGGTCAGGTTGGAGGGGCAGTGA
- a CDS encoding multidrug efflux RND transporter permease subunit: MNISATFIRRPVATSLLTLALALAGALAFRFLPVSPIPQVEFPTIQVQAALPGASPETMASSVAMPLERQFGRIAGVTDITSTSYLGSTAIVLQFDLSRNIDGAARDVQGAINAARGQLPTNLPNNPNYRKVNPADAPILILALTSDTVDTARMYDAAASILQQKLSQIEGVGQVMVGGSSLPAVRVDLNPTVLNKYGIGLDQVRSALSAANANRPKGQLADATSEWQISATDQLLKAEQYRPLIVAYRRGAPVRLSDVANVEDSVEDLRSWGLANGKPAVVVVIFRQPGANIIETVDRVRALLPELQASISRGIDLSVMIDRTPTIRASIADVELTLLISIALVILVVFVFLRNLWATVIPGVVVPLSLIGTFGAMYLFGYSIDNLSLMALTISTGFVVDDAIVVIENIARYLEHGMPPVEAALRGAREIGFTVLSMSSSLVAVFIPILLMGGIVGRLFREFAVVLSVAIVVSLVVSLTTTPMMCAKFLKSGQGRTHGSLYRISERAFEWLLHRYEASLSWVLRHARLTLLVAAITVCVNIYLYVIVPKGFFPEQDTGRVMGAIQADQDTSFQALQQKLAAFVSIVQADPAVDTVVAFTGGTQGSTNTGRMFMSLKPLAARKISAAQVIARLRPKLAAVPGASLFLQTVQDIRVGGRLSNAMFQFTLQGDDLQELNAWAPRMFRKLQTLPGVVDVSTDQQNKGLQASVVIDRDTASRLGITPQMIDDTLYDAFGQRQVSTMYTELNQYHVVMEVAPRFWQSPETLRDIYVRSTTGAQVPLSAFTHFAPTTTALAVNHQGQFPGITLSFNLAPGVALGDAVTAITAAEREIGMPASIRASFSGTAQAFQASLANEPLLILAALVAVYIVLGMLYESYIHPFTILSTLPSAGVGAILALLLCRTDLSVIALIGIILLIGIVKKNAIMMIDFALEAERKEGKSPEAAIYEACLLRFRPIMMTTMAALLGALPLAVGGGTGSELRRPLGITIVGGLIVSQLLTLYTTPVIYLYLDRFRLWFGRLRKRPFRAMVPATPLRPIQSERSGPEYS; the protein is encoded by the coding sequence GTGAACATCTCCGCCACCTTCATCAGGAGGCCGGTCGCGACCTCGCTGCTGACGCTGGCGCTGGCGCTGGCGGGCGCTCTGGCCTTTCGCTTCTTGCCGGTCTCGCCGATCCCGCAGGTGGAGTTTCCGACCATCCAGGTGCAGGCCGCTCTTCCTGGCGCCAGTCCGGAAACCATGGCCTCGTCGGTGGCAATGCCGCTCGAACGTCAATTCGGCCGCATCGCCGGAGTGACCGATATCACGTCGACGAGCTATCTCGGCTCGACGGCCATCGTGCTGCAGTTCGACCTGAGCCGCAACATCGACGGGGCCGCACGTGACGTGCAAGGGGCGATCAACGCGGCACGGGGTCAGTTGCCGACCAACCTGCCGAACAATCCCAATTACAGAAAGGTGAATCCGGCCGACGCGCCCATCCTCATCCTCGCCTTGACGTCGGACACCGTCGATACGGCCCGCATGTACGACGCCGCCGCATCGATCCTGCAGCAGAAGCTCTCGCAGATCGAGGGCGTGGGCCAGGTGATGGTCGGAGGCAGTTCGTTGCCGGCGGTCCGCGTGGATCTCAATCCCACGGTACTCAACAAATACGGAATCGGACTGGACCAGGTGCGCTCGGCACTGAGCGCTGCCAACGCCAACCGGCCCAAGGGCCAACTCGCCGACGCAACTTCCGAGTGGCAGATCAGCGCCACCGACCAACTGCTCAAGGCAGAACAGTACCGGCCGTTGATTGTCGCCTACCGTCGCGGCGCGCCGGTGCGCTTGTCTGATGTGGCAAATGTCGAAGACTCGGTTGAGGATCTGCGCAGTTGGGGTCTCGCCAATGGCAAGCCGGCTGTCGTCGTCGTCATCTTCCGGCAACCCGGCGCCAACATCATCGAGACCGTCGACCGGGTGCGGGCGCTGCTGCCGGAACTGCAGGCCTCGATCTCTCGAGGAATCGATCTATCCGTGATGATCGATCGTACCCCGACGATTCGCGCCTCCATAGCAGACGTTGAGCTGACGCTGCTCATCTCGATTGCCCTGGTCATCTTGGTGGTGTTCGTCTTTCTGCGCAACCTGTGGGCCACCGTCATTCCCGGTGTGGTGGTTCCACTGTCCCTGATCGGCACATTCGGCGCGATGTACTTGTTCGGCTACAGCATCGACAACCTGTCGCTGATGGCGCTCACGATCTCGACCGGGTTCGTCGTCGATGACGCCATAGTGGTCATCGAAAACATTGCGCGTTATCTGGAGCACGGGATGCCTCCGGTCGAGGCCGCGTTGCGGGGGGCGCGTGAGATTGGCTTCACCGTCCTCTCGATGAGCAGCTCCCTGGTCGCCGTCTTCATTCCGATTCTGTTGATGGGGGGCATCGTCGGTCGTCTGTTCCGCGAATTCGCGGTGGTGCTCTCGGTCGCCATTGTGGTGTCGCTTGTCGTATCGCTGACCACGACGCCGATGATGTGTGCGAAGTTCCTGAAGTCCGGGCAGGGCCGTACGCATGGTAGTCTCTACCGCATCAGCGAGCGTGCCTTCGAGTGGCTCCTGCACCGCTACGAGGCGAGCTTGTCCTGGGTCCTGCGGCATGCGCGGCTGACCCTGCTGGTGGCGGCGATCACGGTGTGCGTCAATATTTATCTGTACGTGATCGTTCCCAAGGGATTCTTCCCCGAGCAGGACACGGGCCGCGTGATGGGGGCCATCCAGGCGGACCAGGACACGTCGTTTCAGGCGCTGCAGCAAAAGCTGGCTGCGTTCGTGAGTATCGTCCAGGCGGATCCGGCGGTCGACACCGTGGTGGCATTCACGGGCGGCACACAGGGGAGCACCAACACGGGGCGGATGTTCATGTCGTTGAAACCGTTGGCCGCGCGCAAAATCAGCGCGGCCCAGGTCATTGCGCGGCTGCGGCCCAAGCTCGCGGCCGTGCCCGGCGCGAGCCTGTTTCTGCAGACGGTCCAGGACATTCGCGTCGGTGGAAGACTGAGCAACGCCATGTTTCAGTTCACGCTGCAAGGTGATGACCTGCAGGAGCTGAATGCCTGGGCCCCGCGGATGTTTCGCAAGCTGCAGACGCTGCCGGGGGTGGTGGACGTCAGCACCGACCAGCAGAACAAGGGGCTGCAGGCGTCGGTGGTGATTGACCGGGACACCGCCTCGCGGCTGGGGATCACGCCGCAGATGATCGACGATACTCTCTACGATGCCTTCGGGCAGCGGCAGGTGTCGACGATGTATACCGAGCTGAACCAGTATCACGTCGTGATGGAGGTGGCACCGAGATTCTGGCAGAGCCCCGAGACGCTGCGCGACATTTATGTCCGGTCGACAACCGGGGCGCAGGTGCCATTGAGCGCCTTCACGCATTTCGCGCCAACGACCACGGCGCTGGCGGTCAACCATCAAGGACAATTTCCGGGGATCACCCTCTCATTCAACCTGGCCCCTGGGGTCGCCTTGGGTGACGCGGTGACTGCGATCACCGCTGCCGAGCGCGAGATCGGGATGCCCGCCAGCATCCGCGCCAGCTTTTCCGGCACAGCGCAGGCGTTCCAAGCCTCGCTCGCCAACGAGCCGCTGCTGATCCTGGCGGCGCTGGTGGCGGTCTACATCGTGCTGGGCATGCTGTATGAGAGCTACATTCACCCGTTCACGATTCTCTCCACGCTACCGTCGGCGGGGGTGGGCGCGATCCTGGCGCTGCTACTGTGCCGTACCGACCTGAGTGTGATCGCCTTGATCGGCATCATTCTGTTGATCGGCATCGTCAAGAAGAACGCGATCATGATGATCGATTTCGCGCTGGAGGCGGAGCGCAAGGAAGGCAAGTCGCCGGAAGCCGCGATCTACGAGGCCTGCCTGCTGCGCTTCCGGCCGATCATGATGACGACGATGGCGGCGCTGTTGGGGGCGCTGCCGCTGGCGGTCGGCGGGGGCACCGGATCGGAACTGCGGCGGCCGCTGGGGATCACGATCGTCGGCGGACTCATCGTCAGCCAGCTCCTCACCCTCTACACCACCCCCGTCATCTACCTGTACCTGGACCGCTTCAGGCTGTGGTTCGGGCGCTTACGGAAGAGACCGTTCCGCGCAATGGTCCCGGCAACACCGTTGCGGCCTATCCAGTCGGAACGCTCTGGTCCGGAATACTCATGA
- a CDS encoding type II toxin-antitoxin system HicB family antitoxin — MHNEFTAIIERDGDWYTAYCPEILGANGQGRTKDEARTSLADAIALILEDRREGS; from the coding sequence ATGCACAACGAATTCACCGCGATCATTGAGCGGGACGGCGATTGGTACACCGCGTACTGCCCTGAAATCCTCGGGGCGAACGGTCAGGGACGTACGAAGGATGAAGCCCGCACCAGTTTGGCCGACGCGATCGCATTGATCCTCGAAGACCGCCGGGAAGGATCTTGA
- a CDS encoding type II toxin-antitoxin system HicB family antitoxin, with the protein MKRQYLMRIDKDVDSDWGASVPDLPGCVATGKTIDAALRRIEGAIELHVRGLREDGIRVPPPRQRAVKPRRTRRQVNFYATVEVAA; encoded by the coding sequence ATGAAGCGGCAGTATCTGATGCGGATCGACAAAGACGTAGATAGCGATTGGGGCGCCTCGGTTCCGGATCTTCCCGGCTGCGTGGCGACCGGGAAGACGATCGATGCGGCCCTGCGGCGGATCGAGGGCGCGATCGAGTTGCACGTACGCGGGCTGCGCGAGGACGGAATCAGAGTTCCACCTCCGAGGCAGCGTGCTGTGAAGCCGCGCCGCACTCGGCGGCAGGTCAACTTCTACGCAACGGTCGAGGTAGCAGCCTAA